A DNA window from Microcystis aeruginosa NIES-843 contains the following coding sequences:
- a CDS encoding iron uptake porin → MKIKQNFLTAVILLGFSSPVLANSLENLSSNPMAQVTSVNQLRDVSPTAWAFEALRSLVERYGCIVGYPDRTFRGERALTRWEFAAGLNSCLNTLERLIQEGVAVLKEDLDRIKRLVREFETELAALGARVNNLENRVAFLENNQFSTTTKLTGEVVMALYGVATGEKNGDEGIPQVPAFGYRARLELNTSFTGKDLLYTRLATGNIADLADTTGTFQSTLAFTQPDGNDLLLEVLNYSFPVTENIHLWLEATGGAKDDFTNTLNFLDGDGASGALSAFGTRNPLYFAPGQTGLGLQGNYGSFQFSAGYLAGDANDPNPGGGLFNGSYTALGQLGYVPNDNFGIALSYFHGYNQLDTGTGSQRSNFQFFTEELFGEAVPTINNSLGLQFSWRIVDGFVLGGWGGYTKAITLSTLDGQLERGDLDIWNWAVTLAFPDLFKEGNTAGIIVGMQPWVSSSSIRLNDGSSTNDPDTSFHIEGFYEWKLTDNIALTPGVIVITSPNSNNNNSTLVIGTIRTTFTF, encoded by the coding sequence ATGAAAATCAAGCAAAATTTCCTAACAGCAGTGATATTACTGGGTTTTTCTAGTCCTGTACTGGCTAATAGTCTCGAAAACCTCTCTAGTAACCCCATGGCACAGGTAACAAGTGTCAATCAATTGCGGGATGTTTCTCCCACCGCCTGGGCTTTTGAGGCCTTAAGAAGTCTCGTGGAGAGGTATGGTTGTATAGTAGGTTATCCTGACCGTACTTTTCGCGGTGAACGCGCTTTAACTCGTTGGGAATTTGCCGCGGGGTTGAATTCCTGCTTAAATACCCTAGAAAGATTGATTCAAGAAGGAGTAGCGGTATTAAAAGAAGATCTAGACAGAATCAAGCGATTAGTCAGGGAATTCGAGACAGAATTAGCGGCCTTAGGGGCTAGGGTTAATAACTTAGAAAATCGAGTCGCTTTTCTGGAAAATAATCAATTTTCCACCACTACTAAATTAACTGGGGAAGTGGTGATGGCATTATATGGGGTAGCCACAGGAGAAAAAAACGGTGATGAAGGGATTCCCCAAGTACCAGCTTTTGGTTATCGGGCCCGTTTAGAATTAAATACTAGCTTCACAGGCAAAGATTTACTCTATACCCGTCTAGCAACGGGAAATATTGCCGATTTAGCCGATACCACCGGAACTTTTCAAAGTACCTTAGCCTTTACCCAACCCGACGGCAATGATTTATTGCTAGAAGTTTTAAACTACAGTTTCCCCGTAACGGAAAATATCCACCTCTGGTTAGAAGCGACGGGAGGTGCTAAAGATGACTTTACCAATACCCTCAACTTTTTGGATGGAGATGGTGCTAGTGGGGCACTTTCCGCTTTTGGTACCCGCAATCCCCTTTATTTTGCCCCCGGACAAACTGGACTCGGTTTACAGGGTAATTATGGGTCTTTCCAGTTCAGTGCCGGTTATCTTGCCGGAGATGCTAACGATCCTAACCCGGGAGGGGGTTTATTTAACGGCTCCTATACTGCCCTAGGGCAGCTGGGTTATGTTCCAAACGATAATTTTGGCATTGCTTTATCCTACTTTCATGGTTATAACCAATTAGACACGGGGACGGGAAGTCAGCGCTCGAATTTCCAATTTTTCACCGAAGAACTATTCGGGGAGGCTGTCCCGACAATTAATAATAGTTTGGGTTTACAATTTAGTTGGCGAATTGTCGATGGTTTTGTCCTCGGTGGTTGGGGGGGTTACACAAAAGCTATCACCCTTAGCACCTTAGATGGACAACTAGAACGCGGGGATTTAGATATCTGGAATTGGGCGGTAACTTTGGCTTTTCCTGATTTATTTAAGGAAGGAAATACCGCTGGTATTATTGTTGGTATGCAGCCCTGGGTGTCTAGTTCTAGTATTAGATTAAATGATGGTAGTTCCACTAATGATCCCGATACTTCCTTTCATATCGAAGGATTTTATGAGTGGAAACTCACCGATAATATTGCCCTTACTCCGGGGGTAATCGTGATTACTTCTCCCAACTCAAATAACAACAATTCCACCTTAGTTATCGGTACTATCCGAACGACTTTTACTTTCTGA